One Symbiobacterium terraclitae genomic region harbors:
- the nagZ gene encoding beta-N-acetylhexosaminidase, which translates to MSLAARAGELFMIGFRGAAPEDVPEGFLRAEGVGGVILFARNLVSPEQARRLTDRIQSCSAGLPLLIATDQEGGIVLRLSATPWPGAMSLGAAGCTALTERVGAGIARELRAMGINMNLAPVLDVNVNPANPVIGVRSFGSDPGRVAEHGAAYIRGHQAEGVLTTAKHFPGHGDTAVDSHLALTHVPHGMERLEAVELLPFRRAIAAGVDAVMTAHVAFPAVEPEPDVPATISPAVLTGLLRERLGFDGLIITDCMEMKAIADHVGTAEGAVRAIAAGADLVLVSHREEVQREAIAAVRSAIESGRIPAQRVEEALRRVRAARERVARHGQAGDPAVVGGPDHRALAAEAAAAAITAVGNLDDVLPVRPERTLLLAVDPAPVVEVEEREPTGSPVLRAAAELAPGMRAAGVRREPGPGEVERLVAESAEADLVVVATYLAQRFPGQVALVRALVAAGRRVLLVPQRGPYDLLAVPGVAGAVVMYEDHRLAAEAALRCLLGQAPAPGRLPVALSQ; encoded by the coding sequence ATGTCACTGGCTGCAAGGGCCGGAGAGCTGTTCATGATCGGTTTTCGCGGCGCCGCACCCGAGGATGTGCCGGAGGGTTTCCTCCGCGCCGAGGGCGTGGGCGGCGTCATCCTGTTTGCCCGCAACCTGGTCTCGCCTGAGCAGGCGCGGCGCCTGACCGACCGCATTCAGTCCTGCAGCGCCGGGCTGCCCCTGCTGATCGCCACCGACCAGGAGGGCGGCATCGTGCTGCGGCTGAGCGCCACCCCGTGGCCGGGCGCCATGAGCCTGGGCGCGGCCGGCTGCACGGCGCTCACCGAGCGCGTGGGCGCAGGCATCGCCCGGGAGCTGCGGGCGATGGGGATCAACATGAACCTGGCCCCGGTGTTAGACGTGAACGTCAACCCCGCCAACCCGGTCATCGGCGTGCGCTCCTTCGGCTCTGACCCCGGGCGGGTGGCCGAACACGGCGCCGCCTACATCCGCGGCCACCAGGCGGAGGGCGTGCTGACCACGGCCAAGCACTTCCCCGGCCACGGCGACACCGCGGTGGACTCCCACCTGGCCCTGACCCACGTGCCGCACGGGATGGAGCGGCTGGAGGCCGTGGAGCTGCTGCCCTTCCGGCGCGCCATCGCCGCGGGCGTCGATGCCGTCATGACGGCCCACGTGGCCTTCCCCGCGGTGGAGCCAGAGCCGGACGTGCCGGCCACCATCTCGCCGGCGGTGCTGACGGGTCTCCTGCGGGAACGGCTGGGCTTCGACGGCCTGATCATCACCGACTGTATGGAGATGAAGGCGATCGCTGACCACGTGGGCACCGCCGAGGGGGCCGTGCGGGCCATTGCCGCCGGCGCCGACCTGGTGCTGGTCTCCCACCGCGAAGAGGTCCAGCGGGAGGCCATCGCCGCGGTGCGCAGCGCCATCGAGAGCGGCCGCATCCCCGCGCAGCGGGTCGAGGAGGCCCTGCGGCGCGTGCGGGCCGCCCGGGAGCGGGTGGCGCGGCACGGCCAGGCCGGCGACCCCGCCGTCGTCGGCGGGCCGGATCACCGCGCGCTGGCCGCCGAGGCCGCCGCGGCCGCCATCACCGCGGTCGGAAACCTGGATGACGTCCTCCCCGTCCGGCCGGAGCGGACCCTCCTCCTCGCGGTGGACCCCGCGCCCGTGGTGGAGGTGGAGGAGCGGGAGCCCACTGGTTCGCCCGTCCTCCGGGCTGCCGCCGAGCTCGCGCCCGGCATGCGGGCGGCGGGCGTGCGGCGCGAGCCCGGACCCGGGGAGGTGGAACGGCTGGTGGCCGAGTCTGCGGAGGCCGACCTGGTCGTGGTGGCCACGTACCTGGCGCAGCGGTTTCCCGGCCAGGTCGCCCTGGTCCGGGCCCTGGTGGCCGCCGGCCGCCGGGTGTTGCTGGTGCCGCAGCGCGGGCCCTACGACCTGCTCGCGGTCCCCGGTGTGGCCGGCGCCGTGGTGATGTACGAGGACCATCGGCTCGCGGCCGAGGCGGCGCTGCGCTGCCTGTTGGGACAGGCCCCGGCGCCCGGCCGGCTGCCCGTTGCACTTTCGCAGTAG
- a CDS encoding ABC transporter ATP-binding protein codes for MNLIELENVSVYFRSERNRNERVGALVGMNLKIAPGEIIAVVGESGCGKTTLGKVITDIYQPTEGRILYKGKDLRSLTRQEYREYRLAVQMIHQDSYAALNPNRTIFQSLSLPLLQHRLVRNRQQAWDELYNLFGEIGLTPPEQFLEKYPHQLSGGQRQRILLARALSVKPSLIVADEPVSMVDVSLRISLLDLMARANKKYGISFVYITHDLGTARYIAHHGRIAVMYLGRMVEMNQIQAALDHPAHPYFHALIAAVPEADPTLRGERLRQLPLRSFDMPSVVNAPPGCKFHPRCPYAEEVCAREEPGLREYEGGMVACHLVEKIRAGGREGK; via the coding sequence GTGAACCTCATCGAACTGGAGAACGTAAGCGTCTACTTCCGCAGCGAGCGGAACCGGAATGAGCGGGTGGGCGCACTGGTCGGGATGAACCTGAAGATCGCCCCGGGCGAGATCATCGCCGTCGTGGGCGAGAGCGGCTGCGGCAAGACCACCCTCGGCAAGGTCATCACCGACATCTATCAGCCCACGGAAGGGCGAATCCTGTACAAGGGCAAGGACCTGCGGAGCCTCACCCGGCAGGAGTACCGGGAGTACCGGCTCGCCGTGCAGATGATCCACCAGGACTCCTACGCGGCGCTGAACCCCAACCGCACCATCTTCCAGTCCCTCTCCCTGCCGCTGCTGCAGCACCGGCTGGTGCGGAACCGGCAGCAGGCGTGGGACGAGCTCTACAACCTCTTCGGCGAGATCGGCCTGACGCCCCCCGAGCAGTTCCTGGAGAAGTACCCGCACCAGCTCTCGGGCGGGCAGCGCCAGCGCATCCTGCTGGCCCGGGCGCTCTCGGTGAAGCCGAGCCTCATCGTCGCGGACGAGCCCGTCTCGATGGTTGACGTGTCGCTGCGCATCTCGCTGCTGGACCTCATGGCCCGCGCCAACAAGAAGTACGGCATCTCCTTCGTCTACATCACCCACGACCTGGGCACCGCCCGCTACATCGCCCACCACGGCCGCATCGCCGTGATGTACCTGGGGCGCATGGTCGAGATGAACCAGATTCAGGCGGCCCTGGACCACCCGGCGCACCCCTACTTCCACGCCCTCATCGCCGCGGTGCCCGAGGCCGATCCGACCCTGCGGGGCGAACGCCTGCGGCAGCTGCCGCTGCGCTCCTTCGACATGCCCAGCGTCGTCAACGCCCCGCCGGGCTGCAAGTTCCACCCGCGCTGCCCCTACGCAGAGGAGGTGTGTGCCCGGGAGGAGCCCGGTCTCCGGGAGTATGAGGGAGGCATGGTGGCATGCCATCTGGTGGAAAAGATCAGGGCCGGGGGCCGGGAAGGGAAGTAG
- a CDS encoding ABC transporter permease, which translates to MVNGRRTNRVSGLRAFFSVIWRNPLSRTGFLILLSFLLMAIFGPMFIPELKSDYANRLQPPSAAHWLGTDLAGKDTLLQLILGSREVLLVAAYAGFFAVLIAAVIGIVAGLQGGIVDRILMLITDVVLTMPSFPVTMILSMVIRITEPLVFGLVLGLWSWAGLAKAIRSQVLNLKHREFIEASRILGLSKFNIIIYDVLPNLVSYIAVNFISIMKGAITSSVGLMILGLVPFQGNHWGVMIQVAISQTGALMGSASMVYFLAPVVCLMLFQLGSYFFASGLDEALNPRLRA; encoded by the coding sequence ATGGTGAACGGTCGCCGCACGAACAGGGTATCCGGCCTTCGGGCGTTCTTCAGCGTCATCTGGCGGAACCCGCTGTCCCGAACGGGCTTCCTGATCCTGCTCTCCTTCCTGCTGATGGCCATCTTCGGGCCGATGTTCATCCCCGAGCTGAAGTCCGACTACGCCAACCGCCTGCAGCCGCCCTCGGCGGCGCACTGGCTCGGCACCGACCTCGCCGGCAAGGACACGCTGCTGCAGCTGATCCTCGGGTCCCGGGAGGTCCTCCTGGTGGCCGCCTACGCCGGGTTCTTCGCGGTGCTGATCGCCGCCGTCATCGGCATCGTCGCCGGCCTGCAGGGCGGCATCGTGGACCGGATCCTGATGCTCATCACCGACGTGGTGCTGACGATGCCCAGCTTCCCCGTGACCATGATCCTCTCGATGGTCATCCGCATCACCGAACCCCTGGTGTTCGGCCTGGTGCTGGGCCTCTGGTCCTGGGCGGGCCTGGCCAAGGCCATCCGCTCCCAGGTGCTCAACCTGAAGCACCGGGAGTTCATCGAGGCCAGCCGCATCCTGGGGCTGAGCAAGTTCAACATCATCATCTACGACGTACTGCCCAACCTGGTGTCGTACATCGCCGTCAACTTCATCTCGATCATGAAGGGCGCCATCACCTCCAGCGTCGGTCTCATGATCCTGGGACTCGTGCCCTTCCAGGGCAACCACTGGGGCGTGATGATCCAGGTGGCCATTTCCCAGACCGGGGCCCTGATGGGGTCCGCGTCGATGGTGTACTTCCTGGCGCCGGTCGTCTGCCTCATGCTCTTCCAGCTGGGCTCCTACTTCTTTGCGAGCGGGCTGGACGAGGCGCTCAACCCCCGCCTGCGGGCCTAG
- a CDS encoding ABC transporter ATP-binding protein yields MADPILEIKDLTVEFALHGRKIRACDSVNLTIRRGEIIGIIGESGSGKTTLVSGILNLIQPPGKITSGQVIYHQRDGQTVDLRTLTPEEFAKHRWTNLTSVFQAAQNVMNPSLRVKEHFLETAWAHDPDMKEEAILAKARDLLSRVRLEERVLDCYPHQLSGGMKQRCIIALSLILSPDIIFLDEPTTALDVITQWYILEILKQIQKDYGLTMVFLTHDVSIIGSIVDRLVVMYAGEVVEYGPVLDLFKRPTHPYTAGLMTAIPSLRDDVTRRKAIPGNPPDLANLPDACRFAPRCWAKAQGICEGERAGTLRMYGSNPDQYTRCYSWEKVFRQ; encoded by the coding sequence ATGGCAGACCCGATTCTCGAGATCAAAGACCTCACCGTAGAGTTCGCCCTACATGGACGCAAGATCCGCGCCTGCGACAGCGTCAACCTGACCATCCGCCGCGGCGAGATCATCGGCATCATCGGCGAGAGCGGCTCCGGCAAGACCACGCTGGTGTCGGGCATCCTGAACCTCATCCAGCCGCCGGGCAAGATCACCTCCGGCCAGGTGATCTACCACCAGCGGGACGGCCAGACCGTCGACCTGCGCACCCTGACCCCCGAGGAGTTCGCGAAGCACCGCTGGACCAACCTCACCTCGGTCTTCCAGGCGGCGCAGAACGTGATGAACCCCTCGCTGCGGGTGAAGGAGCACTTCCTGGAGACCGCCTGGGCGCACGACCCCGACATGAAGGAAGAGGCGATCCTCGCCAAGGCCCGCGACCTGCTGAGCCGGGTGCGGCTTGAGGAGCGGGTGCTGGACTGCTACCCGCACCAGCTCTCCGGCGGGATGAAGCAGCGGTGCATCATCGCGCTCAGCCTGATCCTCAGCCCCGACATCATCTTCCTGGACGAGCCGACGACCGCCCTGGACGTCATCACCCAGTGGTACATCCTCGAGATCCTGAAGCAGATCCAGAAAGACTATGGCCTGACGATGGTCTTCCTCACCCACGACGTCTCGATCATCGGCTCCATCGTCGACCGGCTCGTGGTGATGTACGCCGGCGAGGTGGTGGAGTACGGCCCCGTGCTCGACCTCTTCAAGCGGCCGACGCACCCCTACACCGCCGGCCTGATGACCGCCATCCCGTCGCTGCGGGACGACGTCACCCGCCGGAAGGCGATCCCGGGCAACCCGCCCGACCTGGCCAACCTGCCCGACGCCTGCCGCTTCGCACCGCGGTGCTGGGCCAAGGCGCAGGGCATCTGCGAGGGCGAGCGCGCCGGCACGCTCCGGATGTACGGCAGCAACCCCGATCAGTACACTCGCTGTTACAGCTGGGAGAAGGTGTTTCGCCAGTGA
- a CDS encoding ABC transporter permease, whose product MKLKKLVVSLVTILFAIICMFLVIQNMPGDPVETLAAEIARTENLEMELAYAKAKSVLNYDPDIPVMQRLVNYLGGVLRGNLGTSLAYHKPVLQLVLGALPWTLLVLTISLTLSFSVGVLTGIFIAWKRKRWMNAALNVWQSIFGSIPDYIVAYLLIFLFAVTLGWLPARGPYSAEVTPGFNMAFIANVIRHAILPVMAYFLTTVANWTIGMRANALTVLGEDYVTYATARGLSQRRILVHYVGRNSVLPMITSLAISFGFMFGGSPLIENLFLYPGVGYYLNQAITRRDYPLMQGMYFIMIVVVVLSGLLAEKLYAVLNPRLRER is encoded by the coding sequence GTGAAGTTGAAAAAGCTAGTAGTATCGCTGGTAACCATACTGTTCGCCATTATCTGCATGTTCCTGGTCATCCAGAACATGCCCGGCGATCCGGTGGAAACCCTGGCAGCGGAGATTGCCCGTACGGAGAATCTCGAGATGGAGTTGGCCTACGCCAAGGCCAAGAGCGTGCTGAACTACGACCCTGACATCCCGGTCATGCAGCGGCTGGTCAACTACCTGGGCGGCGTCCTGCGCGGCAACCTGGGCACCTCGCTGGCCTACCACAAGCCGGTGCTGCAGCTGGTGCTCGGCGCGCTCCCCTGGACCCTGCTGGTGCTGACCATCTCGCTCACGCTCTCCTTCAGCGTGGGGGTGCTGACAGGCATCTTCATCGCCTGGAAGCGGAAACGGTGGATGAACGCGGCCCTCAACGTCTGGCAATCGATCTTCGGTTCGATCCCCGACTACATCGTCGCGTACCTGCTGATCTTCCTCTTCGCCGTCACCCTCGGCTGGCTGCCCGCACGCGGCCCGTACAGCGCCGAGGTTACCCCGGGATTCAACATGGCCTTCATCGCCAACGTCATCCGGCACGCTATCCTGCCGGTGATGGCCTACTTCCTGACCACCGTGGCCAACTGGACCATCGGCATGCGGGCCAACGCCCTGACGGTGCTGGGCGAGGACTACGTGACCTACGCCACCGCCCGCGGCCTCTCGCAGCGGCGCATCCTCGTCCACTACGTCGGCCGCAACTCCGTGCTCCCGATGATCACCTCGCTGGCCATCTCGTTCGGCTTCATGTTCGGCGGCTCGCCGCTGATCGAGAACCTCTTCCTCTACCCCGGGGTCGGCTACTACCTGAACCAGGCGATCACCCGGCGTGACTACCCGCTGATGCAGGGGATGTACTTCATCATGATCGTGGTGGTCGTGCTCTCCGGGCTCCTGGCTGAGAAACTCTACGCCGTGCTCAACCCACGCCTGAGGGAGAGATAG